Proteins encoded in a region of the Flavobacteriaceae bacterium HL-DH10 genome:
- a CDS encoding amidase family protein, whose product MESQIKLIHQQLVSKQVRCIDLIQQKLDLLKNNTHNTVNSLLETLALNLATKVDNKIANGETIGLLEGIPFGIKDVYMLQGTYTTASSNLLKNYKSAYTATAIQKLLDAGAIPIVKENCDSFGHGSSSENTIFGAVKNAINPELVAGGSSGGSAVNVAKDYTVFSIGGDTGGSVRQPAGYNNIYGLKPTYGRISRYGLMAYASSTDCVGPLAKSVEDIRIVLNVMSGKDVKDQTTYVSAEINEDSILNSDSVKTVGYFKNFIESEAIDTQVKADFLATIEKIKAKGIVVKALDFFESETLVSTYYTLAMAETASNLSRLDGTNYGNRIEAENLKETYAVTRSENFSEETKRRIVGGNQVLSQGFSDEIYLKGLAIRDQISENFNNDFNEVDIILSPVTPSTPPKIGDSLKDPHAMYLSDAYTVGFSLGQLPTLTVPQGTATGLQITAAKNNDELVLKFANFLKDTI is encoded by the coding sequence ATGGAATCTCAAATAAAACTCATACACCAGCAATTGGTGTCTAAACAAGTGCGTTGTATAGATTTGATACAGCAAAAATTAGATTTGCTAAAAAACAATACCCACAACACGGTTAATTCTCTATTAGAAACTTTAGCTTTAAATTTAGCTACAAAAGTTGATAATAAAATTGCCAACGGAGAGACTATAGGCTTACTTGAAGGCATTCCTTTTGGGATTAAAGACGTGTATATGCTTCAAGGCACATATACAACGGCAAGTTCTAATTTATTAAAAAACTATAAATCGGCATACACAGCAACAGCCATTCAAAAGCTTTTAGATGCTGGTGCCATTCCTATTGTAAAAGAAAATTGCGATAGTTTTGGTCATGGATCTTCTAGCGAAAACACCATTTTTGGCGCTGTTAAAAATGCTATCAATCCAGAACTCGTTGCTGGTGGTTCTAGTGGAGGATCGGCAGTTAACGTTGCTAAAGATTACACCGTATTTTCTATTGGTGGCGACACTGGCGGCTCGGTACGACAACCTGCTGGCTACAATAATATTTATGGATTAAAACCTACTTACGGCAGAATTTCGCGTTATGGCTTAATGGCATATGCATCTTCAACAGACTGTGTAGGACCTTTAGCAAAATCTGTTGAAGATATTCGCATTGTTTTAAATGTGATGAGCGGAAAAGATGTTAAAGACCAAACCACTTACGTTTCCGCGGAAATAAACGAAGATTCAATTTTAAATTCCGACAGCGTTAAAACCGTTGGTTACTTCAAAAACTTTATTGAAAGCGAAGCAATTGACACGCAAGTAAAAGCTGATTTTTTAGCGACTATTGAAAAAATAAAAGCAAAAGGCATTGTAGTAAAAGCTTTAGATTTCTTTGAATCTGAAACTTTGGTTTCTACTTATTATACCTTAGCTATGGCCGAAACCGCCTCTAACCTATCACGTTTAGACGGTACCAATTATGGCAATAGAATAGAAGCTGAAAATTTAAAAGAAACCTATGCAGTAACACGTTCAGAAAATTTTTCAGAAGAAACCAAACGTCGAATTGTTGGAGGCAATCAGGTATTATCTCAAGGGTTTTCAGATGAAATATATTTAAAAGGATTAGCCATTCGCGATCAGATTTCAGAAAATTTCAACAATGATTTTAATGAAGTAGATATCATCCTTTCTCCAGTTACACCTAGTACTCCACCAAAAATAGGCGATAGTTTAAAAGACCCACATGCTATGTATTTATCTGATGCTTATACCGTTGGTTTTAGCCTAGGACAATTACCAACGCTTACTGTACCACAAGGTACTGCAACGGGGTTACAAATTACAGCAGCAAAAAATAATGACGAACTTGTTTTGAAGTTTGCTAACTTCTTAAAAGATACGATATAA
- a CDS encoding membrane metalloprotease, whose translation MKYKILIAIILFVFINACSKDEPVNNNDDTPNNTINKSLNRQATGSSANDLLSDDTFTNMIIELVYVEGLEPTQTAIDNFVLFLTNRTYKPDGIIIEKRAIPSPGKDVYSIEDIADIEKEQRKYYNTTDKIAVWAYFSDGKSDKDSEANNTVVLGTAYWNTSFVIYEETIKNLSNSPLEPSRSLLETTVINHEFGHIFGLTNLGTNLQSNHEDEDHPKHCNVENCLMYWATESAVNISNMANMSSAPQLDSQCLADLKANGGK comes from the coding sequence ATGAAATATAAAATTTTAATAGCAATAATCTTATTTGTATTTATTAACGCTTGCTCAAAAGATGAACCAGTAAACAATAATGATGATACTCCAAACAACACAATTAACAAATCATTAAATAGACAAGCAACTGGCAGTTCTGCTAATGATTTATTATCAGACGATACCTTTACAAACATGATTATAGAATTGGTTTATGTAGAAGGCCTTGAACCTACTCAAACAGCTATAGATAATTTTGTATTGTTTCTAACAAACAGAACCTATAAACCAGATGGCATAATCATTGAAAAAAGAGCTATTCCATCACCAGGAAAGGACGTATATAGTATTGAGGATATTGCAGATATAGAAAAAGAACAACGCAAATATTATAATACAACAGATAAAATTGCTGTTTGGGCTTATTTTTCAGATGGAAAATCCGATAAGGATTCTGAAGCGAATAATACGGTTGTTTTAGGAACAGCTTACTGGAACACTTCATTTGTAATTTACGAAGAAACTATTAAAAACCTAAGCAATAGCCCCCTCGAACCAAGTCGTTCTCTTTTAGAAACTACAGTTATCAATCATGAATTTGGACATATTTTTGGACTTACAAACCTTGGAACAAATTTACAAAGCAATCATGAAGATGAAGATCATCCAAAACATTGTAATGTAGAAAATTGCTTAATGTATTGGGCTACAGAATCTGCAGTAAACATTTCTAACATGGCAAACATGAGTTCTGCACCTCAACTGGACTCCCAGTGTTTAGCCGATTTAAAGGCTAACGGAGGTAAATGA
- a CDS encoding DUF853 family protein, with protein sequence MSNKDTFFKYITEGNTTKGDFIPVGAAMLDSETITGAHVKIPLKTMNRHGLIAGATGTGKTKSLQVLAENLSDKGVPVLLMDIKGDLSGLAQPSPGHAKIDERHEKIGLPFEAKSFPVEILTLSEQDGVRLRATVSEFGPVLLSRILDLSETQTGVVAVIFQYCDDHQMPVLDLKDFKKILQYATQEGKDEFTEAYGRISTASTGAILRKIVELEQQGADLFFGETSFDVDDLLRVNNEGRGYINIMRLTDIQDRPKLFSTFMLSLLAEIYSTFPEQGDSDRPELIIFIDEAHLIFNEASKALLSQIESIVKLIRSKGVGLYFVTQNPTDVPEGVLGQLGLKIQHALRAFTAKDRKAIKLTAENYPDSEYYDTTEVLTSLGIGEALVSALDEKGRPTPLAATMMRAPMSRMDVLTETELGSLLSNSKLVKKYNKTVDRESAYEMLNKKIELAETEEAKEKVRQEREALKKAQSKQREYSTTRRKSTAMNPIVKVLTSATFIRSVFSILTKVIKK encoded by the coding sequence ATGAGTAACAAAGACACTTTTTTTAAATACATAACGGAAGGTAATACAACAAAAGGTGATTTTATTCCTGTAGGAGCTGCTATGTTAGACAGCGAAACCATAACAGGTGCTCATGTAAAAATCCCCTTAAAAACCATGAATCGTCATGGCTTAATTGCTGGCGCTACTGGGACAGGAAAAACAAAATCGCTACAGGTTTTAGCAGAAAATTTAAGCGATAAAGGAGTTCCTGTTTTACTTATGGATATTAAAGGTGATTTAAGTGGGTTAGCACAACCAAGTCCTGGGCACGCAAAAATTGATGAACGTCACGAAAAAATAGGGCTTCCCTTTGAAGCTAAATCGTTTCCTGTTGAAATATTAACCTTATCTGAACAAGACGGTGTTCGTTTAAGGGCTACGGTTAGTGAATTTGGCCCTGTTCTTCTTTCAAGAATTTTAGATTTAAGCGAAACACAAACAGGTGTTGTTGCTGTCATTTTTCAATATTGTGACGACCATCAAATGCCTGTTCTTGATTTAAAAGATTTCAAAAAGATATTGCAATATGCAACTCAAGAAGGTAAAGACGAATTTACAGAAGCTTATGGAAGAATATCTACTGCCTCAACAGGTGCTATTTTAAGAAAAATTGTAGAGCTTGAACAACAAGGAGCAGATTTGTTTTTTGGTGAAACCTCTTTTGATGTTGATGACTTATTAAGAGTTAACAATGAAGGTCGTGGTTATATTAATATCATGAGACTAACCGATATTCAAGATAGACCAAAATTATTTTCAACATTTATGCTGAGTTTGTTAGCCGAAATCTATTCAACATTTCCTGAACAAGGTGATAGCGACAGACCTGAACTTATTATTTTTATTGATGAGGCACATTTAATTTTTAATGAAGCTTCAAAAGCATTGCTAAGTCAAATTGAAAGTATTGTAAAATTAATACGAAGTAAAGGAGTTGGTTTATATTTTGTAACACAAAACCCAACTGATGTTCCTGAAGGTGTTTTAGGGCAACTCGGTTTAAAAATACAACATGCTTTAAGAGCCTTTACTGCAAAAGACCGAAAAGCTATAAAACTAACCGCAGAAAACTATCCAGACTCCGAGTATTATGATACTACCGAAGTATTAACATCGCTAGGTATTGGAGAAGCATTGGTGTCTGCTTTAGATGAAAAAGGACGACCAACACCATTAGCAGCAACCATGATGCGCGCTCCTATGAGTAGAATGGATGTTTTAACAGAAACTGAATTAGGCAGTTTGCTTTCTAACTCTAAGCTTGTAAAAAAATATAATAAAACTGTTGATAGAGAAAGTGCTTATGAAATGCTTAATAAAAAAATTGAGTTAGCTGAAACTGAAGAAGCTAAAGAAAAAGTAAGACAAGAGCGTGAAGCTCTTAAAAAAGCTCAATCTAAGCAACGTGAATACTCTACAACAAGAAGAAAAAGTACCGCTATGAATC
- a CDS encoding 7-carboxy-7-deazaguanine synthase QueE yields MNKEIQELVDKGEMLPLMEEFYTIQGEGFHKGTAAYFIRVGGCDVGCHWCDVKESWNADLHPPTDIAKIVENAKKYSDTIVITGGEPLTWDMTALTTQLKTEGLQVHIETSGAYKLTGVWDWICLSPKKMKLPTKEVYENAHELKVIVYNKDDFRFAEEQAAKVNKDCILYLQPEWSKRDKVVPEIVDYVMANPKWKVSLQTHKYLNIP; encoded by the coding sequence ATGAATAAAGAGATACAAGAGTTAGTAGATAAAGGTGAAATGTTGCCTTTAATGGAGGAATTTTATACCATTCAGGGAGAAGGATTTCATAAGGGAACAGCGGCTTATTTTATACGTGTTGGTGGATGCGATGTGGGTTGTCATTGGTGTGATGTTAAAGAAAGTTGGAATGCCGATTTACACCCGCCTACAGATATTGCAAAGATTGTTGAAAACGCTAAAAAGTATAGTGATACTATTGTTATTACGGGTGGCGAACCTTTAACTTGGGACATGACAGCTTTAACAACACAATTAAAAACTGAAGGCTTACAAGTTCATATTGAAACATCTGGAGCTTATAAATTAACAGGTGTTTGGGATTGGATTTGTTTATCTCCTAAAAAAATGAAGCTTCCTACTAAGGAGGTTTATGAGAATGCTCATGAGTTAAAAGTGATTGTTTACAATAAAGATGATTTTCGTTTCGCAGAAGAACAAGCTGCCAAGGTTAATAAAGACTGCATTTTATATTTACAACCCGAGTGGAGTAAGCGAGATAAAGTGGTGCCAGAAATTGTAGATTATGTCATGGCGAATCCTAAATGGAAAGTCTCTTTACAAACGCATAAATATTTGAATATTCCTTAA
- the gatB/aspS gene encoding bifunctional amidotransferase subunit GatB/aspartate--tRNA ligase AspS, which yields MELEQINEALKAHDLELVIGLETHVRLNTKTKLFCSCPNQEIDTPNQNICSVCTGQMGVLPAINKEAITKAIYFGKAVKSSFENEVISWDRKHYEYPDNPKNIQITQFHNPVIPDGQVSCYRNDGSQFTVNLTQVHIEEDAAKLMHEKKTSLVDFNKAGVPLIEIVTEPCIRHIEDASTYAQYIQRIVQNLKISEANLEKGEFKSDVSVSLRKKHSYKLNPRTEIKNLNSFKFMVDALKEEVEKQLNYFLEHKEFRPDQTTVLWDAELKQTKTMRKKEFEADYRFISEPDLPFVSIKDVVESIDVDLSTLPYAVESILIKGGVLPQDAKFFTADSLRSETFIAINNIIRDPSFVAKTLVNNIGADEYADIHRIEHLIEIFQLFKDEKITSVLVQNAITSYLKDRSFDYNKYFEDNTISESQIKEAIQKVISENEAVANDIKNGNQGKAGILVGKVIAIIGKGASGKVIRQGIINAVATSGGVGNGMSNIKDSSAQKANNQEPKALTEETLPEIPLIIKEEYRTHKISDLSESSISETVTLAGWVSSVRDHGELMFIDLRDSSNEIFQVRLSRESFANLDDLVKLKPESVITVTGTVVQRKEDDYNASLRAGTIELETSDLDILNLSKTLPFEIKRATKTNESVRFQYKYLDHRNDDVRRAIVNRHKVIKLMRDILDEQEFLEVETPILTAGTDEGAREFIVPTRKKAGSFYTLPQAPQQFKQILMVSGYEKYFQIARCFRDEDSRGDRQPEFTQLDIEMAYASMQQIIDLNTKMFNNIVSKIYGKKWILHPFEIITYKDAMDKYGCDRPDLRFGLQMEDITAIVKETTFQVFSKPIDDGGIVKCIKVSKEEQGKKRLSKGQIEKLTATAQQHGLGGLAYIIVNENDLQSPIIKFLGEDIAAGIIKATNAQVGDIVFFSAADYETANKALDAVRQELGAMLKLINPKELRPAWVVDFPMFEKTDEGRWTFTHNPFSMPAIYDIDKHMNGKEDEIGTIIAQQYDLILNGYEIGGGSVRAHKPEILEATYKNMGYNKEEMLKSVGTMYEAFHYGAPPHGGIAWGVDRLMMILEKKASIREVMAFPKTGTSEDLLFGSPSPLSDKKVEEMNVRVIRK from the coding sequence ATGGAATTAGAGCAAATAAACGAGGCTTTAAAAGCCCACGATTTAGAATTGGTAATCGGACTGGAAACACACGTTAGATTAAACACCAAAACCAAGTTATTTTGTTCTTGTCCAAATCAAGAAATAGATACCCCAAACCAAAACATTTGTTCAGTTTGTACTGGACAAATGGGCGTTTTACCCGCCATAAATAAAGAGGCCATAACAAAGGCTATTTATTTTGGAAAAGCTGTAAAATCTTCTTTTGAAAACGAAGTGATTTCCTGGGATAGAAAACATTATGAATACCCTGATAACCCGAAAAACATACAAATTACGCAGTTTCATAACCCCGTTATTCCAGACGGTCAAGTTTCTTGTTACCGTAATGACGGGTCTCAATTCACTGTGAATTTAACACAAGTTCATATTGAGGAAGATGCTGCTAAATTGATGCACGAAAAGAAAACATCTTTAGTCGATTTTAACAAAGCAGGAGTACCACTTATTGAAATTGTTACAGAACCATGTATTCGTCATATTGAAGATGCTTCAACTTATGCGCAATACATTCAGCGTATTGTTCAGAATTTAAAAATAAGCGAAGCTAATCTTGAAAAAGGAGAGTTTAAATCGGATGTTTCAGTATCGCTTCGTAAAAAACACAGCTACAAATTAAATCCACGTACCGAAATAAAAAACCTAAACTCTTTTAAGTTTATGGTTGATGCTTTAAAAGAAGAAGTCGAAAAGCAACTCAACTACTTTTTAGAGCATAAAGAATTTAGACCAGACCAAACTACGGTTTTATGGGATGCTGAATTAAAGCAAACCAAAACCATGCGTAAAAAAGAGTTTGAAGCAGATTACCGCTTTATTTCTGAACCTGATTTGCCATTTGTTTCTATCAAAGATGTTGTTGAATCTATTGATGTAGATTTAAGCACACTTCCTTATGCCGTAGAATCTATTTTAATAAAAGGGGGTGTTTTGCCACAAGACGCTAAATTTTTTACAGCCGATTCGTTACGCTCAGAAACTTTTATTGCTATAAATAATATAATAAGAGACCCGTCTTTTGTTGCTAAAACATTAGTAAATAATATTGGTGCCGATGAATATGCCGACATACATAGAATAGAGCATCTTATTGAAATTTTTCAGCTTTTTAAAGATGAAAAAATAACATCTGTATTAGTTCAAAATGCAATTACTTCCTATTTAAAAGATAGAAGTTTTGATTACAATAAGTATTTTGAAGACAATACTATTTCGGAATCTCAGATTAAAGAAGCAATTCAAAAAGTAATTTCTGAAAATGAAGCCGTTGCCAACGATATAAAAAATGGAAACCAAGGAAAAGCTGGAATTCTAGTTGGAAAAGTCATTGCCATTATTGGTAAAGGCGCTTCAGGAAAAGTGATTCGCCAAGGAATTATTAATGCAGTAGCTACTAGTGGCGGAGTTGGAAACGGAATGTCTAACATAAAAGACTCTTCTGCTCAAAAAGCAAATAACCAAGAACCAAAAGCTTTAACAGAAGAAACACTTCCAGAGATTCCGTTAATCATTAAAGAGGAGTACAGAACACATAAAATATCTGATTTATCAGAAAGTTCAATTTCAGAAACTGTAACACTTGCTGGCTGGGTATCTAGTGTACGTGACCATGGTGAATTGATGTTTATAGATTTACGTGATTCGAGTAACGAAATTTTCCAAGTACGTTTAAGCAGAGAGTCTTTCGCTAATCTAGATGATCTGGTAAAGTTGAAACCAGAATCGGTTATCACAGTTACAGGAACGGTTGTTCAACGTAAAGAAGATGATTATAATGCATCACTTAGAGCAGGAACCATAGAATTAGAAACATCAGATTTAGATATTTTAAATCTATCTAAAACCTTGCCGTTCGAAATTAAAAGAGCGACAAAAACTAATGAATCTGTTCGTTTTCAATATAAATATTTAGATCACAGAAATGACGATGTTCGAAGAGCTATAGTTAATCGTCATAAAGTGATTAAATTGATGCGTGATATTTTAGACGAGCAAGAATTTCTAGAAGTAGAAACACCAATACTAACAGCGGGAACCGATGAAGGCGCAAGAGAGTTTATTGTGCCAACAAGAAAAAAAGCAGGATCTTTTTACACATTACCACAAGCACCTCAACAATTCAAACAAATTTTGATGGTGTCTGGTTATGAGAAATATTTCCAAATAGCACGCTGTTTTAGAGATGAAGATTCTCGTGGCGATCGTCAGCCAGAATTCACACAGTTAGATATAGAAATGGCATACGCCAGTATGCAGCAAATTATAGATTTAAACACAAAAATGTTTAATAACATCGTATCGAAAATATATGGTAAAAAATGGATTTTACATCCGTTTGAAATCATTACCTATAAAGATGCTATGGATAAATATGGTTGCGACAGACCTGATTTACGCTTCGGATTACAAATGGAAGACATTACTGCCATTGTAAAAGAAACCACCTTCCAAGTATTTAGCAAACCTATTGATGATGGTGGTATTGTAAAATGTATTAAAGTTTCAAAAGAAGAACAAGGTAAAAAACGCTTATCTAAAGGGCAAATAGAAAAACTAACAGCTACCGCTCAACAACACGGTTTAGGTGGCTTAGCATATATTATTGTAAATGAAAATGATTTACAATCGCCAATAATTAAATTCTTAGGTGAAGATATTGCTGCAGGAATTATTAAAGCTACAAATGCTCAAGTTGGTGATATTGTGTTCTTTTCTGCTGCCGATTATGAAACCGCTAACAAAGCATTAGACGCTGTTCGTCAAGAATTAGGAGCCATGTTAAAATTAATTAATCCTAAAGAGTTAAGACCAGCTTGGGTCGTTGATTTCCCAATGTTTGAAAAAACAGATGAAGGTCGTTGGACATTTACACACAACCCGTTCTCTATGCCAGCGATCTATGATATTGACAAACACATGAATGGTAAAGAAGATGAAATTGGGACCATCATTGCTCAACAATACGATTTAATACTCAATGGTTACGAAATTGGAGGAGGCTCCGTTCGTGCTCACAAACCAGAAATATTAGAGGCTACCTATAAAAACATGGGTTATAATAAAGAGGAAATGCTTAAAAGCGTGGGTACTATGTACGAAGCTTTCCATTATGGCGCACCACCACACGGCGGTATTGCTTGGGGAGTTGATAGATTAATGATGATTTTAGAGAAAAAAGCATCTATTAGAGAAGTTATGGCGTTCCCTAAAACAGGCACTAGTGAAGATTTATTATTTGGCTCACCTTCTCCTTTATCTGACAAAAAAGTAGAAGAAATGAATGTTAGAGTAATCCGCAAATAA
- a CDS encoding DUF2911 domain-containing protein, protein MTKSTYLTTIALAFVMLFSINVNAQKFAKLDKSPMDAAAFPTDYKDANKLIKIVYSRPQLKGRELSKLAPNGKVWRTGANEAANITLYKDMKIAGEPVNSGEYSLFTIPGEKEWTIILSKDINVWGAYSYNESNNVIKVSAPVSSGELLEAFSIAFSDDGTMHLGWGTTRVAVPFTK, encoded by the coding sequence ATGACAAAATCAACTTATTTAACAACCATCGCTTTAGCATTTGTAATGCTATTTTCTATTAATGTAAATGCTCAGAAATTTGCTAAATTGGATAAAAGCCCAATGGATGCTGCCGCATTTCCTACTGATTATAAAGACGCAAATAAACTGATTAAAATAGTTTACAGCAGGCCTCAACTTAAAGGACGTGAATTAAGTAAACTTGCTCCTAACGGAAAAGTTTGGAGAACTGGTGCAAATGAAGCTGCTAATATCACATTATACAAAGACATGAAAATTGCTGGTGAACCTGTAAATTCTGGCGAATATTCTCTTTTTACAATTCCTGGAGAAAAAGAATGGACAATCATTTTAAGTAAAGATATTAATGTTTGGGGTGCTTATTCTTACAATGAATCTAACAATGTTATTAAAGTTTCTGCACCAGTAAGTTCTGGAGAATTATTAGAAGCTTTTTCTATAGCATTTTCTGATGATGGCACAATGCATTTAGGATGGGGAACAACAAGAGTTGCTGTACCTTTTACTAAATAA
- the gyrB gene encoding DNA topoisomerase (ATP-hydrolyzing) subunit B — protein MSEEKEVFNEHNYSADSIQALEGMEHVRMRPSMYIGDVGTRGLHHLVYEVVDNSIDEALAGHCNNITVTINEDNSITTEDDGRGIPVDLHKKEGVSALEVVMTKIGAGGKFDKDSYKVSGGLHGVGVSCVNALSESLKATVYRKGEIWEQEYERGKAIYPVKKVGETDKRGTTVTFKPDSTIFTQTLEYSYDTLASRLRELAFLNKGITVHLVDKRSKKEDGEFEGETFHSDEGLKEFIKYLDATREPLMKDVIAFEGEKNGVPVEVAMIYNTSYAENLHSYVNNINTHEGGTHLSGFRRGLTHTLKKYADESGLLKNLKFDIAGDDFREGLTAIISVKVQEPQFEGQTKTKLGNREVSASVSQAVSEMLTDYLEEHPDDAKIIVQKVILAAQARHAAQKARDMVQRKTVMSIGGLPGKLSDCSEQDPAKCEVFLVEGDSAGGTAKQGRDRAFQAILPLRGKILNVEKAMVHKVFENEEIKNIFTALGVTIGTEEDSKALNLSKLRYHKVVIMCDADIDGSHIATLILTFFFRYMKELIENGHIYIATPPLYLVKRGAKKQYAWSDKERDAIVSEFGDGSKIQRYKGLGEMNAEQLWDTTMNPEFRTMRLVQIDNGTEADRIFSMLMGDEVPPRREFIEKNAIYANIDA, from the coding sequence ATGAGCGAAGAAAAAGAAGTCTTTAACGAGCATAATTATTCGGCAGATAGTATTCAGGCATTAGAAGGTATGGAGCATGTACGTATGCGTCCTTCTATGTATATTGGAGATGTAGGTACAAGAGGTTTACATCATTTAGTTTATGAAGTTGTAGATAACTCGATTGATGAGGCTTTAGCAGGACATTGTAATAATATTACCGTTACTATTAATGAAGATAACTCGATTACTACAGAAGATGATGGTCGTGGTATTCCAGTAGATTTGCACAAAAAAGAAGGTGTTTCTGCATTGGAGGTTGTTATGACTAAAATTGGTGCAGGTGGTAAATTTGATAAAGATTCTTATAAGGTTTCTGGTGGGCTTCACGGTGTTGGTGTAAGTTGTGTGAATGCTTTGTCAGAAAGTTTAAAAGCGACTGTATATAGAAAAGGAGAGATTTGGGAACAGGAATACGAACGTGGAAAAGCAATCTATCCTGTTAAAAAAGTAGGAGAGACTGATAAAAGAGGTACAACGGTTACGTTCAAGCCAGACTCAACTATTTTTACTCAAACTTTAGAGTATAGTTATGATACGCTTGCAAGTCGTTTGCGAGAATTAGCATTTTTGAATAAAGGAATCACTGTTCATTTAGTTGATAAAAGATCTAAAAAAGAAGATGGTGAGTTTGAAGGAGAAACATTTCATTCAGATGAAGGTCTTAAGGAGTTTATCAAGTATTTAGATGCGACTCGTGAGCCATTAATGAAAGATGTTATTGCTTTCGAAGGTGAAAAAAATGGTGTCCCTGTTGAAGTCGCTATGATTTATAACACATCGTATGCCGAGAATTTACATTCGTATGTAAATAATATTAATACACATGAAGGTGGAACACATCTTTCTGGTTTCCGTCGTGGTTTAACACATACACTTAAAAAATATGCAGATGAATCGGGCTTATTAAAAAACTTAAAGTTTGATATTGCTGGTGATGATTTTCGTGAAGGATTAACTGCCATTATTTCTGTAAAAGTACAAGAGCCACAATTTGAAGGACAAACAAAAACTAAATTAGGAAATAGGGAAGTTTCTGCTTCGGTAAGTCAAGCGGTTTCAGAAATGTTAACCGATTATTTAGAAGAGCATCCGGATGATGCTAAAATTATTGTTCAAAAAGTAATATTAGCAGCACAAGCACGTCATGCAGCGCAAAAAGCACGTGATATGGTACAGCGTAAAACCGTTATGAGTATTGGTGGTTTACCTGGTAAATTAAGTGATTGTTCTGAGCAAGACCCTGCAAAATGCGAAGTATTTCTTGTAGAGGGAGATTCGGCAGGTGGAACGGCTAAGCAAGGTAGAGATAGAGCATTTCAAGCGATTTTACCATTAAGAGGTAAGATATTGAATGTTGAAAAAGCGATGGTTCACAAAGTTTTTGAAAACGAAGAGATTAAAAATATTTTTACAGCATTAGGGGTTACTATTGGAACTGAGGAAGATAGTAAGGCGCTTAACCTTTCAAAATTACGTTACCATAAAGTAGTTATTATGTGTGATGCCGATATTGATGGTAGTCACATTGCAACTCTAATTTTAACATTCTTCTTTAGGTATATGAAGGAACTTATAGAGAACGGACATATTTATATTGCAACACCACCATTATATTTAGTGAAGCGTGGTGCAAAAAAACAATATGCTTGGTCTGATAAAGAACGCGATGCTATTGTTTCGGAATTTGGAGATGGATCTAAAATACAACGTTATAAAGGTCTTGGGGAAATGAATGCTGAGCAACTTTGGGATACAACAATGAATCCTGAATTTAGAACCATGCGTTTAGTTCAAATTGATAATGGTACAGAAGCAGATAGAATTTTCTCTATGTTAATGGGAGATGAAGTACCTCCGCGTAGAGAGTTTATTGAGAAAAATGCTATTTATGCGAATATTGATGCGTAA